The region GCCGAAGGCGGGGAGGCGACCCAGGCCCCGCCACCCGACGGCGCCTGCACCCACCAGCGGTCCGGCCGCTCCGAGACCGGCGGGAACGATCCGCGTCCCCACGGAGAAGTCGAGCCGCGCCAGCGCGTCGAGCTCGGCCTGAGCCGCGGCGAAGAACGGGGCACCGAACCCGAGGGAGACCGAACCGGCCACCACGACCAGCTCGAGGTCGAGGAGGTTGACCACCGAGGCCACGGCCCGGCCCACCAGGGTGCCGCTGCGGACAACCACGTCGGGCCCCGCAAGGCGCGGAGAACGACCCGTCACGGCCGCGATGGCGGTCCCCGAGGCCTCGGCCTCCAGACAGCCCCGTCCCCCGCACGCGCACCTTCGGCCACCGGGCGTCACGACCACATGACCGATGTGACCGGCGTTGCCGGTGGCACCCTCGAGCAGCCGTCCGTCCAGCACGATCCCGCCGCCCACTCCGGTCGAGACCACCATGGCGAGGAAGTTGGCCCGCCCCACCGCAGCCCCCGCCCAGCCTTCACCGAGAGCCAGGGCCTTGGCGTCGTTGTCGACGAAGGTGGGCAGGGCACAGGCCTCGGCCAGACGGCGCCGCAACGGAAACCGGCGCCAGGCGGGGATGTTGAGCGGCGAGACCGTCTCGCCGCCGCTGCTCATCGGACCCCCGCAGCCGACGCCGCAGACCACGGGGCGTCGGCAGCCGCCGGTGGCCGCGACCCGGTCGACGAGGCTCGCCGTGGCCGCGAACAGCTCCTCGGGGTCCTCGACGGTCGGCGTGGCGACGACCTCCCCGGCCAGGACCTGTGCGTCGGTCCCGACCAGCCCGGCCGCCAGCTTGGTGCCGCCGATGTCGACCGCCAGGCACAGCTCCACCGGCCCACGCTAACCGTCGATCCCGCTCACGAGCAGGCCTCGCCCGTTAGTAGGCTCGTCGTGCGATGACACGGCGCGGGAGGGGCTAGGGCGTGGCGACGGAGCGGACCGCGACGCGCCAGGCGTTCGACTTCATCAGTTGCTTCGAAGGCATCGTCGACAACGTCGAGCGGGTCATCCAGGGCAAAGACGATGCGGTGCGTCTGGCCCTCGTCTGCCTCGTGGCCGAGGGCCATCTACTCATCGAGGACGTTCCCGGGGTCGGCAAGACGAGCCTG is a window of Acidimicrobiales bacterium DNA encoding:
- a CDS encoding ROK family protein; this translates as MELCLAVDIGGTKLAAGLVGTDAQVLAGEVVATPTVEDPEELFAATASLVDRVAATGGCRRPVVCGVGCGGPMSSGGETVSPLNIPAWRRFPLRRRLAEACALPTFVDNDAKALALGEGWAGAAVGRANFLAMVVSTGVGGGIVLDGRLLEGATGNAGHIGHVVVTPGGRRCACGGRGCLEAEASGTAIAAVTGRSPRLAGPDVVVRSGTLVGRAVASVVNLLDLELVVVAGSVSLGFGAPFFAAAQAELDALARLDFSVGTRIVPAGLGAAGPLVGAGAVGWRGLGRLPAFGAAAAS